The following proteins are co-located in the Pan troglodytes isolate AG18354 chromosome 5, NHGRI_mPanTro3-v2.0_pri, whole genome shotgun sequence genome:
- the FRMD1 gene encoding FERM domain-containing protein 1 isoform X1 codes for MAVPPRGRGIDPARTNPDTFPPSGARCMQPSSERPACSQQEPTLGMDAMASEHRDVLVLLPSREQLRLAVGVNRAHLLLTELPEVPLQLLWPLLGPVKATGRELFQQVCNVASIRDAQFFGLCVVRNNEYIFMDLEQKLSKYFSKDWKKERNEGNEKPRAPFVAFLRVQHYVENGRVISDHRARHLYYCHLKERVLRSQCAHREEAYFLLAACALQADLGEHRESAHAGRYFEPHSYFPQWIITKRGIDYILRHVPTLHGERQGLSPKEAMLCFIQEACRLEDVPVHFFRLHKDKKEGRPTMILGLALRGVHIYQEVDRAPQLLYDLPWPHIGKLAFLGKKLEIQLDGLPAAQKLVYYTGCTWRSRHLLQLLRASHQLHLRVRPTLQQLRQREEAEEKQHYRESYISDGLELDLASRSFPGSGVSSQHCPRCLSRHSADSHGSSYTSGIKANSWLRESREMSVDVPLEVHGLHEKEPSSSPRTSCSHPSTRGDSQGGPEGDAQAPGTVSAVQPAPAWLTLDTEAAKPWPALQWPDVRGWAACDLSPGKYARTCRKNRDGREELPASCCARVSCSCQGAAAGWDQRQESHSPGALHRGQDQRPERRGRAPDPGNESRGQ; via the exons ATGGCGGTGCCCCCGAGAGGGAGGGGCATAGACCCCGCCCGGACAAACCCTGACACGTTCCCTCCTTCAGGGGCGCGATGTATGCAACCCAGTTCTGAGAGGCCTGCATGCAGTCAGCAGGAGCCGACCCTGGGAATGGACGCAATGGCCTCGGAACACAGGGATGTCCTCGTGCTGCTGCCCAGCCGGGAGCAACTGCGGCTGGCCGTGGGG GTGAATCGTGCTCATCTGCTTTTGACGGAGCTCCCTGAAGTGCCTCTGCAACTCCTGTGGCCCCTGCTGGGCCCG GTGAAGGCTACTGGCCGCGAGCTTTTCCAGCAAGTGTGCAACGTGGCGAGCATCAGAGACGCCCAGTTCTTTGGCCTCTGTGTGGTCAGAA acaatgagtatatatttatggatttgGAGCAAAAGCTCAGCAAGTACTTCTCAAAAgattggaagaaagaaagaaatgaa GGAAATGAGAAACCCAGAGCCCCCTTCGTGGCCTTCCTCCGAGTGCAGCACTACGTGGAAAACGGAAGGGTCATAAG CGACCACAGGGCACGGCACCTGTACTACTGCCACTTGAAGGAGCGCGTGCTGAGGTCACAGTGCGCTCACCGGGAGGAAGCCTACTTCCTGCTGGCTGCCTGCGCGCTGCAGGCTGACCTGGGCGAGCACCGGGAGTCGGCCCATGCCGGGAGGTACTTCGAGCCACACTCCTACTTCCCACAGTGG ATCATCACCAAGAGGGGGATTGACTACATCCTCCGGCACGTGCCTACCCTGCACGGGGAGCGCCAGGGCCTGAGCCCCAAGGAGGCCATGCTGTGCTTCATCCAGGAGGCCTGCCGGCTGGAGGATGTGCCCGTGCACTTCTTCAGGCTGCACAAG GATAAGAAGGAAGGTCGTCCCACCATGATCCTGGGACTGGCCCTCAGGGGAGTGCACATCTACCAG GAGGTGGACCGTGCTCCGCAGCTGCTGTACGACCTCCCCTGGCCCCACATTGGGAAGCTGGCATTTCTG GGAAAGAAGCTAGAGATCCAGCTGGATGGGCTGCCCGCAGCACAGAAGCTGGTTTACTACACGGGCTGCACCTGGCGGTCCAGGcacctgctgcagctgctgcgcGCCAGCCACCAGCTCCACCTCCGCGTGCGGCCCACTCTGCAACAGCTGCGGCAGCGGGAGGAGGCGGaag aGAAGCAGCACTACCGGGAGTCCTATATCAGCGATGGGCTGGAGCTGGACCTGGCCAGCAGGAGCTTCCCGGGCAGTGGGGTCAGCAGCCAGCACTGCCCCCGCTGCCTCTCACGCCACTCCGCCGACAGCCACGGCAGTTCCTACACGTCAGGCATCAAGGCCAACTCCTGGCTCAGGGAATCCAGAGAGATGTCTGTGGACGTACCCTTGGAGGTCCACGGGCTCCATGAGAAGGAGCCGTCCTCCAGCCCCAGGACCAGCTGCAGCCACCCCAGCACACGTGGTGACAGCCAAGGTGGGCCCGAGGGAGATGCCCAGGCCCCAGGGACAGTGAGTGCGGTCCAGCCAGCCCCAGCTTGGCTGACCCTGGACACCGAGGCAGCAAAGCCCTGGCCTGCCCTCCAGTGGCCAGACGTGAGGGGCTGGGCTGCCTGTGACCTGAGTCCCGGGAAATATGCCAGAACATGCCGGAAGAACAGAGATGGCAGGGAGGAGCTGCCTGCATCCTGCTGTGCCCGAGTCTCCTGTTCCTGCCAAGGGGCAGCCGCAGGCT